In Eubalaena glacialis isolate mEubGla1 chromosome 3, mEubGla1.1.hap2.+ XY, whole genome shotgun sequence, the following are encoded in one genomic region:
- the NOL9 gene encoding polynucleotide 5'-hydroxyl-kinase NOL9, giving the protein MADSLLLFKRGPSRSTWLRARKARPRLILSYRPRRRLGRLRWRGRRRFRRRLLQAQAAGADWREGCCLVSRAAAPRRPKTAAPSPRPAEDPTPSCSAILPIPPVRSAGSGRAVLLLPLGQGFTFSGICRVTCLYGQVQVFGFTISQGQPAQNVFSTYTHSRLTINAVHYSVHEKSKKEMKREARSLLRSYLNQDDRYCLMKNFSPLCSILLLERLKTSTVNFIISHPGLSYVFVQEIPTFQINSEYFALKSVGIRRERKKNGLRLTESAFSVMEELVSISCEEADGCPVILVCGSQDIGKSTFIRYLINQLLNSISCIDYLECDLGQTEFTPPGCISLLNVTEPVLGPPFTHQRTPQKMVYYGKPSCKNNFENYIEIIKYVFSSYKRESPLIVNTMGWVADQGLLLLIDLIRLLSPSHVVQFSSDRGRYMPDLSPSYVGDMDGLYTKSTSKVRSRGFHLAEFTDNLEFADEEKENPVLFTGYKLMSVKSEFVSGKTPRNRESHNKVLRELAVLSYLGQLQPPVPKPLCPLHGLTPYQVPFNAIALRIIHADVAPTHILYAVNASWVGLCKILDDVRGHAHGPILLAQTPICDCLGFGICRGIDMEKRLYHILTPVPPEELRNVNCLLVGTISIPQCVLKSQRGLEGTIPYITTDYNFKLPGASEKIGAREIEETRKEKVHPKPKFYRKTN; this is encoded by the exons ATGGCTGACTCGCTGCTACTGTTTAAGAGGGGTCCTTCTCGGTCCACGTGGCTGCGGGCCCGCAAGGCCCGGCCCCGCCTCATCCTCAGCTACCGGCCCCGCCGCCGGCTCGGGAGGCTGCGCTGGCGCGGCCGAAGGCGCTTTCGGCGGCGACTGCTGCAGGCCCAGGCGGCCGGCGCGGACTGGCGGGAGGGCTGCTGCCTGGTGTCGCGCGCGGCGGCGCCCCGGAGGCCCAAGACCgcggcccccagcccccgcccggccGAGGATCCGACCCCGAGTTGTTCCGCGATCCTCCCCATCCCGCCAGTGCGGTCGGCCGGCTCGGGCCGCGCCGTGTTGCTGCTGCCGCTGGGGCAG gGCTTTACTTTTAGCGGGATCTGTCGTGTGACCTGCCTCTATGGCCAGGTGCAGGTGTTTGGTTTTACCATCAGCCAAGGCCAACCTGCCCAAAATGTCTTCTCTACCTATACCCACTCTCGCCTGACTATCAATGCAGTTCATTACTCAGTGCATgagaaaagcaagaaagagaTGAAAAGGGAAGCCCGAAGTTTGCTCAGATCTTATCTGAACCAAG ATGACAGATATTGTTTGATGAAGaatttttctcctctgtgttcCATTCTGTTGCTGGAACGTCTGAAAACCTCCACTGTGAACTTCATAATCAGCCATCCAGGTTTATCTTACGTTTTCGTACAAGAG ATTCCGACTTTCCAGATTAACTCTGAGTATTTCGCCTTGAAATCTGTCGGCattagaagagagagaaaaaaaaacggcCTTCGTTTAACCGAGAGTGCCTTTTCAGTCATGGAAGAGTTAGTCAGCATCTCTTGTG AAGAAGCAGACGGCTGCCCTGTCATTCTGGTTTGTGGCTCTCAGGACATTGGAAAGTCAACATTTATTAGATACCTGATTAACCAGTTGTTAAATAG taTATCCTGCATTGACTATTTGGAATGTGATCTGGGACAGACAGAATTTACTCCACCAGGTTGCATTTCTCTACTTAATGTTACAGAACCAGTTCTAG GACCACCTTTCACCCACCAGAGGACACCCCAGAAAATGGTCTATTATGGGAAGCCTTCTTgtaaaaacaactttgaaaattatattgAGATAATAAAGTATGTGTTCAGCTCCTACAAGAGAGAGTCCCCGCTTATCGTCAACACGATGGGCTGGGTGGCAG ACCAGGGTCTCCTGCTTCTTATTGACCTGATCCGACTGCTGTCGCCCAGCCACGTCGTCCAGTTCAGCTCCGACCGGGGTAGGTACATGCCAGACCTCAGCCCAAGCTACGTGGGCGACATGGACGGCTTGTACACGAAGAGCACGTCCAAAGTCAGAAGCAGAGGGTTCCACCTGGCAGAATTCACAGACAATTTGGAATTTGCTGACGAAGAAAAGGAGAATCCAGTTCTGTTTACTGGATACAAACTGATGTCCGTTAAGTCGGAGTTTGTGTCTGGAAAAACCCCAAGAAATAG AGAATCACATAACAAAGTCCTTCGCGAGTTGGCAGTGCTGAGTTACCTTGGCCAGTTGCAGCCCCCAGTGCCAAAGCCACTGTGTCCCTTACATGGTCTGACACCCTATCAG gTCCCTTTCAACGCCATCGCACTCCGGATTATCCACGCTGATGTCGCTCCTACCCACATATTGTACGCTGTGAATGCCAGCTGGGTTGGGCTTTGCAAGATCCTGGATGATGTCAGAGGACATGCACATGGGCCCATCCTGCTTGCCCAGACACCCATCTGTGATTGTTTGGGGTTTG gaatttgtagAGGGATCGACATGGAGAAGAGGCTTTACCACATCCTCACTCCTGTGCCCCCGGAAGAGCTAAGAAACGTGAACTGTCTGCTGGTTGGAACCATTTCCATTCCACAGTGTGTTCTCAAGAGCCAG CGTGGGCTCGAAGGGACGATACCTTACATCACAACAGATTATAATTTTAAACTTCCTGGAGCATCAGAGAAAATTGGAgcaagagaaattgaggaaacacgTAAAGAGAAAGTACACCCCAAACCTAAATTCTATCGAAAAACAAACTGA